In a genomic window of Amblyomma americanum isolate KBUSLIRL-KWMA chromosome 4, ASM5285725v1, whole genome shotgun sequence:
- the LOC144128931 gene encoding endothelin-converting enzyme 1-like, producing MLSDELNVINEEEKGRGLTKNKMFVTAGAVGACVVVLMLLSVASVGSKKGSDEMGFANRQINVAGTCRSRACNQLSSKLNETMSPKEAPCKDFYRFVCSGKQDNVAAQTQMAAAEGTFGASWVADTLQESFRKVEANPKIPVRSQTEAQKFLTFYLSCYHSMAPGSRSVRSLKHYMHMFNYSWPKLKINEKNSFDLLIRMELDFNIGAFFRFGISLKRQNAWDFTLKPPKISKFMFSPTRKENYRKYLEKVVKAMGGGLKHSSIVDSIAKFEEELFELAVMEKKQRVHLKNLSLLTPTIGPEVWMETFSKYFVLSKFLENHTMLITSPEYFRKLFNSLSKKDGALYLGWRIFRFGSCLTHEFRALEESLEMNVDACSHPVSDARGFCKEYASKLMLPQMVAFATESLTSKEEVRSVVDIADTVKTEILKGLNINPALDNSTKLTAMQKVRKTRLVLPEIGFRAENSSTAAFPDLGADFLENWVRVVPRAGFPAKEYEIEEAMKKLYDSQVKYDVYGNELHLPVASTKGPLYSADLPGSTIYAGLGRVIAHELLHGLDAQGREVNNGESQPWWSEQFSELYNAKAACYGNQYENAGNYTNSTLQEDIIDSAAVRYAYAAFKAALPSDRVANVLGGLSSFNPEQTFFITYCHSFCEGTADHPEAHGGWTKYSEAHNRCNMPLMNMEEFAHAFSCSLQDPMNPAKKCSLW from the exons ATGTTGTCCGACGAACTAAACGTGATCAACGAGGAGGAGAAAGGGCGCGGACTGACCAAGAACAAGATGTTCGTGACGGCGGGCGCCGTCGGCGCCTGCGTCGTGGTTCTGATGCTGCTATCGGTCGCCTCGGTCGGATCCAAGAAAGGAAGCGACGAGATGGGATTCGCCAACAGGCAGATCAACGTCGCCGGAACGTGCAG ATCTCGCGCCTGCAACCAACTCAGCTCAAAGCTGAATGAGACCATGAGCCCCAAGGAGGCTCCTTGCAAGGATTTTTATCGTTTTGTCTGCTCTGGGAAGCAAGACAACGTGGCAGCGCAGACGCAAATGGCCGCTGCAGAGGGAACCTTCGGAGCATCGTGGGTCGCGGATACCTTGCAGGAGTCGTTTCGCAAAGTCGAAGCCAATCCCAAGATTCCCGTTCGGTCGCAGACGGAAGCTCAAAAGTTTCTGACTTTTTACCTCTCCTGTTACCACAGCATGGCACCCGGGTCAAGGAGTGTTCGAAGCCTCAAGCACTACATGCACATGTTCAACTATTCCTGGCCTAAACTTAAAATAAACGAAAAGAACTCGTTCGACCTACTAATCCGGATGGAGCTTGACTTCAACATTGGGGCCTTCTTCCGCTTTGGCATCTCTCTAAAGAGGCAGAACGCATGGGACTTCACACTGAAACCGCCAAAGATATCAAAGTTCATGTTTTCGCCGACTAGGAAAGAGAACTACAGGAAGTATCTGGAGAAAGTGGTCAAAGCCATGGGAGGTGGCCTGAAGCACAGCAGCATAGTAGACTCCATAGCCAAGTTTGAAGAGGAGCTCTTCGAGCTGGCTGTGATGGAGAAGAAGCAGCGAGTACACCTGAAGAACCTGTCCCTGCTGACACCAACAATCGGCCCCGAGGTGTGGATGGAGACGTTCAGCAAGTACTTCGTGCTCTCCAAGTTCCTGGAGAACCACACCATGCTTATCACTAGTCCGGAGTACTTCAGGAAGCTCTTCAACTCGCTCTCCAAGAAAGATGGCGCGTTGTACCTGGGGTGGAGGATATTTCGGTTTGGCAGCTGCCTCACACACGAGTTCAGGGCACTCGAGGAAAGCTTGGAAATGAACGTCGACGCGTGTAGCCATCCAGTCAGTGACGCCCGAGGGTTCTGCAAGGAGTACGCGTCCAAGCTGATGCTGCCCCAGATGGTAGCTTTCGCGACGGAATCGCTGACCAGCAAAGAAGAGGTGCGGTCAGTGGTGGACATTGCAGACACCGTGAAGACGGAGATTCTGAAAGGGCTCAACATTAACCCTGCGCTGGACAACAGCACAAAGCTCACGGCCATGCAGAAGGTGCGGAAGACTCGCCTTGTGCTGCCAGAGATTGGGTTCCGCGCCGAAAACTCGAGCACGGCCGCATTCCCCGATTTGGGCGCGGATTTCCTCGAAAACTGGGTGCGTGTCGTGCCGCGAGCCGGTTTCCCGGCCAAGGAGTACGAAATTGAAGAAGCCATGAAGAAGCTGTACGACAGCCAGGTAAAGTACGACGTCTATGGCAACGAGCTGCACCTTCCCGTAGCCAGCACCAAGGGACCCTTGTACTCTGCAGACCTCCCAGGGTCGACCATCTACGCAGGACTCGGAAGGGTCATCGCACACGAGCTGCTCCACGGTCTTGACGCCCAAGGTCGCGAAGTCAACAATGGCGAGTCGCAGCCGTGGTGGAGCGAGCAGTTTTCAGAGCTATACAACGCAAAGGCAGCCTGCTACGGCAATCAGTACGAGAACGCTGGCAACTACACCAACAGCACCTTGCAGGAGGATATCATCGACAGTGCTGCGGTGCGGTACGCGTACGCCGCGTTCAAGGCAGCTCTACCGTCCGACAGAGTGGCCAACGTACTGGGCGGGCTGAGCTCGTTCAACCCGGAGCAGACGTTTTTCATCACGTACTGTCACAGCTTCTGCGAAGGGACTGCCGATCATCCCGAGGCACATGGCGGCTGGACGAAGTACTCGGAAGCCCACAATCGCTGCAATATGCCACTCATGAACATGGAGGAGTTCGCGCACGCTTTCTCGTGCTCGCTGCAAGACCCCATGAATCCTGCCAAAAAGTGCAGCCTCTGGTGA